Proteins from one Penaeus monodon isolate SGIC_2016 chromosome 39, NSTDA_Pmon_1, whole genome shotgun sequence genomic window:
- the LOC119597368 gene encoding LOW QUALITY PROTEIN: nuclear exosome regulator NRDE2-like (The sequence of the model RefSeq protein was modified relative to this genomic sequence to represent the inferred CDS: deleted 1 base in 1 codon; added 186 bases not found in genome assembly): RRRKRRKRKNKPGQHLHPHVSLNQVTGEGKRKRKPEVSPALIKIVTPRRRNSRSRSCGKVSEGRYRSQSRYSSESRSRSRSRSRSSRSKSSPQERRKRRSKSRSRDWLSRKRKVRSRSRSRSRSWEASSRSKDKRSYRSRSRNRKRSRLRSRSRNRKSSRRNRSQSRDRRRSRGRRSRTRSVSREKINKKEEQTSKGGGTVLREKLLSGNKSVFLDDLKGLVRSEEAFYINVQGETANKTFTSTHFSQLASYKMKIRGVLGDLEQNIGRPNKKALRYFKKSAQPSLYADSTFTKRIPTSSKDEEDKDASYIPVQLTYVEEKLIKKETQPSYVDPLGIYDSKTQEYMLGIGGPDQEKNTSTQNAEYEYWQSQAKMFNERLGKEPTNISLWLEFVHFQDKAHVHLFRIEDTSEKNEKKKKMNQKALAERKISILDTAIKKNIKSNELQFERLDIGQHIWDDKKLKNEWGTFLFNFPNKIKVWHQYLSFSQTHFTTFNLSSVVKTFAKCTERLQQIQNGTFLTHAAPPNIGKCMVDVAVQLATVWRQAGFMERSIALFQALIEFNLFAPVHARDKKMTLEARLAFFEPFWDSRAPRFGEERSSGWAQVVEQKQQVEFPEVILGGTQDEEDELLAAGGSTSRLWLMLETSRERRHWLPWEDDPEECEDPERMVSFEDLEPHIFCLEDPRDHFYMILQFFKFIGVPNISQFVSSTQERAMAKNQNQNREVNDIFQPLTLESLLDIHLFGTCLQFEKNVKVGEFLNFSAIGPSLGTMLCQDYYRFVCQAVLQASNLFPEPQRTNLILLYIRILGLRYSALRRNIKEKEKLRQFGKDIKKQVKKLVKSEEFRSSLVIYEEYAKLEEIMEHFDDAENVYVIALTAGTATVGNGVSAPGGSILKAKRKLFEIQESHTNTSFETCKTSKESDTERLLASKVIFFLSVIQLLTVGFKPACLIFETIIDKINGIFKEPVEVKLEEITLPGERKSIKMASSNQTSIQEKNRKKMLETLYEDYLWLIDVSSKLDNLIRDGKMSPAVLRPLLADAVKSAPENPNFLVLLAQNQNWRDLLCGIDTHPRKIPSILTLVSKLLPHLHKTLAHIANTEEGSLSCGYRLENVLETAVSRPPGRNCPLLWRLYLALVANTQPKKLKSLIYAAIFHCPGVKSLYLDCVRLMPSLLKEIVNLMAEKGVRVRLPLEELQVLLETELDLENDDEQLSPKEDEEEI; this comes from the exons agaagaagaaaaagaagaaaaagaaaaaacaagcccGGTCAACATCTCCATCCTCATGTGAGTCTGAATCAAGTcacaggagaaggaaaaagaaaaagaaagccagAAGTGAGTCCAGCTCTGATCAAGATCGTGACACCAAGACGCAGAAATTCCAGGTCTCGTTCTTGTGGGAAAGTGTCTGAAGGTAGATATAGATCACAGTCAAGATACAGTTCTGAATCAAGATCAAGGTCTCGTTCTAGATCCAGAAGTAGCAGGTCTAAATCAAGTCctcaagaaagaaggaagaggagatctAAATCAAGGTCAAGGGATTGGTtatcgagaaagagaaaagtcagATCAAGATCAAGATCAAGATCACGAAGCTGGGAGGCTAGTTCAAGATCAAAGGATAAAAGGAGTTACAGATCTAGATCCAGAAACAGGAAAAGATCAAGGTTAAGATCAAGATCTAGAAATAGAAAGTCAAGTAGGAGAAATCGGTCTCAATCAAGGGATAGGAGGAG GTCAAGAGGCAGACGAAGCAGAACAAGATCAGTTTCTAgagagaagataaacaagaaagaggaacagaCTTCTAAAGGAGGAGGCACTGTATT ACGTGAGAAATTGTTATCTGGGAATAAGAGTGTATTCTTAGATGACTTAAAAGGCTTAGTCAGATCTGAAGAGGCATTCTACATCAACGTACAAGGAGAAACTGCCAATAAGACCTTTACCTCAACACATTTTTCGCAGCTGGCCAG ttataagatgaaaataagaggCGTACTTGGAGATTTAGAGCAAAATATAGGGAGGCCAAATAAGAAAGCTCTCAGATACTTCAAGAAAAGTGCACAACCATCATTATATGCAGATAGTACATTTACCAAAAGGATACCAACAAGCAGCAAAGATGAGGAAGACAAGGATGCTAGTTATATACCAGTTCAACTTACCTATGTAGAAGAAAAACTCATAAAGAAAGAAACCCAGCCATCATATGTGGATCCTTTAGGGATATATGACAGTAAAACACAAGAGTACATGCTTGGAATAGGTGGTccagatcaagaaaaaaatacatcaaccCAAAATGCAGAATATGAGTACTGGCAAAGTCAGGCTAAAATGTTTAATGAAAGACTGGGCAAAGAACCTACCAATATATCTCTATGGCTAGAATTTGTACATTTCCAGGACAAGGCTCATGTTCATCTGTTTCGCATAGAAGACACaagtgaaaaaaatgagaagaagaagaaaatgaatcagAAAGCATTAGCTGAGAGGAAAATTTCAATTTTGGACACTgccataaaaaagaatattaaatccAACGAGTTGCAGTTTGAACGTCTTGATATTGGACAGCATATCtgggatgataaaaaattaaagaatgaatGGGGTACTTTCTTGTTTAATTTCCCAAACAAGATTAAAGTTTGGCATCAGTACTTATCATTCTCACAAACCCATTTTACAACATTTAATTTATCATCAGTTGTCAAAACATTTGCAAAGTGTACAGAAAGATTACAGCAAATACAAAATGGAACATTTTTAACACACGCAGCACCACCTAATATAGGAAAGTGCATGGTAGATGTGGCTGTGCAATTGGCA ACTGTTTGGCGGCAAGCTGGGTTTATGGAAAGATCGATTGCTCTGTTCCAGGCACTTATAGAGTTTAATTTATTTGCCCCTGTTCatgcaagagataaaaaaatgacaTTAGAGGCAAGACTGGCCTTTTTTGAGCCATTTTGGGATTCAAGAGCTCCAAG ATTTGGGGAAGAAAGATCTTCTGGATGGGCACAAGTTGTGGAACAAAAGCAGCAAGTAGAATTTCCAGAAGTTATTCTAG GAGGAACACAAGATGAAGAGGATGAATTATTGGCAGCAGGTGGCAGCACCTCAAGACTCTGGTTAATGTTAGAAACCTCAAGGGAGCGACGACATTGGTTGCCATGGGAAGATGACCCAGAAGAGTGTGAAGACCCAGAGAGAATGGTTTCGTTTGAAGATTTGGAACCTCATATTTTTTGCTTAGAAGACCCAAGAGATCATTTTTATATGATACTGCAGTTTTTCAAATTTATTGGAGTACCAAATATAAGCCAGTTTGTGTCATCAACTCAGGAGAGAGCCATggcaaaaaatcaaaatcaaaatagagAGGTCAATGATATATTTCAGCCACTTACTCTTGAAAGTCTACTTGATATCCATTTGTTTGGCACTTGTTTACAGTTTGAAAAGAATGTAAAAGTTggtgaatttttaaatttctctgcCATTGGACCATCATTAGGGACGATGCTATGCCAAGATTACTATAGATTTGTTTGTCAAGCTGTATTACAAGCATCTAATTTGTTTCCAGAACCACAGAGAACCAATttgatacttttatatataagaatacttgGGCTTCGCTATTCAGCTTTGAGGAGGAAtattaaggagaaagaaaagctcAGGCAGTTtggaaaagatataaagaagCAAGTGAAAAAGCTTGTGAAATCAGAAGAGTTTAGATCTTCTCTTGTGATATATGAGGAATATGCCAAACTAGAAGAAATTATGGAGCACTTTGATGATGcagaaaatgtatatgttattgcACTTACAGCTGGAACAGCCACAG TAGGAAATGGTGTCTCAGCTCCAGGTGGAAGCATCTTAAAGGCAAAAAGAAAGCTCTTTGAGATACAAGAATCACACACTAACACTTCATTTGAGACATGCAAAACAAGCAAGGAAAGTGACACAGAAAGGCTACTTGCAAGTaaagttattttctttctcaGTGTGATACAGTTGCTAACTGTTGGATTCAAACCTGCCTGCTTAATATTTGAAAcaattattgataaaattaatgGCATCTTCAAGGAACCTGTGGAAGTGAAACTAGAAGAAATTACTCTACCCGGTGAACGAAAATCCATAAAAATGGCCAGCTCTAATCAAACTtcaattcaagaaaaaaatagaaaaaagatgctTGAAACTCTCTATGAAGATTATCTTTGGTTGATAGACGTTTCTTCGAAGCTGGATAACCTCATCAGAGATGGAAAGATGTCACCTGCTGTCTTAAGACCACTCCTTGCTGATGCTGTAAAAAGTGCCCCAGAAAACCCAAACTTCCTTGTACTACTAGCTCAGAACCAG AACTGGCGAGACCTGCTGTGTGGAATAGACACTCATCCAAGGAAAATCCCTTCCATTTTGACTTTGGTCTCAAAGCTTCTCCCACATCTTCATAAAACACTTGCCCATATTGCCAATACAGAGGAAG GCTCCTTGAGTTGTGGTTATCGTTTGGAAAATGTTTTGGAAACTGCAGTCAGTCGACCACCAGGTAGAAACTGCCCTCTCCTGTGGCGGCTGTATCTCGCACTGGTTGCTAATACACAACCCAAAAAGCTAAAGTCATTGATCTACGCAGCAATATTTCACTGCCCAGGAGTTAAG